One window of Nocardia nova SH22a genomic DNA carries:
- a CDS encoding alpha/beta hydrolase, with amino-acid sequence MRSDTLPVPGATLYYEVRGNGPLLLSIPGGGGDAGVFDDMAEVLERHFTVVALDPRGYSRSLLEHGPEDQRVAVQADDAARLLAHLTAEPAFVCGTSNGAIVGLDLLARYPDRVRALVAHEPPCFAVLPDADEHLTMVEEVYALLHTDSVAAAGARFLAGIGPAMKPAPDIAELSDRAARMWTRLAANGPVMIEHELREFTSYTPDYRALAQVADRLVLAIGRETRGCLPCRPAMEIAARLGLDVTEFPGAHNGIRTDAGDFANRLIEVLTAKATPSPRA; translated from the coding sequence ATGAGATCCGACACCCTGCCCGTCCCCGGCGCGACCCTGTACTACGAGGTGCGCGGCAATGGCCCACTGCTGCTGTCGATTCCGGGCGGCGGCGGCGACGCGGGAGTGTTCGACGATATGGCCGAGGTGCTGGAACGGCATTTCACGGTCGTGGCGCTGGACCCGCGCGGATATTCGCGCAGCCTCCTCGAGCACGGACCCGAGGATCAGCGCGTGGCGGTGCAGGCCGACGACGCGGCCCGGCTGCTCGCACATCTGACCGCTGAGCCCGCCTTCGTGTGCGGTACCAGCAACGGTGCGATAGTCGGACTCGATCTGCTGGCCCGGTATCCGGACCGCGTGCGCGCCCTGGTCGCCCACGAACCGCCCTGCTTCGCCGTCCTGCCCGATGCCGACGAACACCTGACCATGGTCGAAGAGGTGTACGCATTGCTGCACACCGACAGCGTCGCGGCGGCGGGGGCCCGATTCCTGGCCGGTATCGGTCCCGCGATGAAACCCGCTCCGGACATCGCGGAGCTGTCCGATCGCGCGGCGCGGATGTGGACTCGCCTGGCCGCCAACGGACCGGTGATGATCGAGCACGAACTGCGCGAATTCACCTCCTACACACCCGATTACCGGGCACTCGCACAGGTGGCGGATCGGCTGGTGCTGGCGATCGGCCGCGAAACCCGCGGCTGCCTGCCCTGCCGTCCCGCAATGGAGATCGCGGCCCGGCTCGGCCTGGACGTGACAGAGTTTCCCGGTGCGCACAACGGAATACGCACCGACGCCGGAGACTTCGCGAATCGGCTGATCGAGGTACTGACAGCGAAGGCGACTCCCTCGCCGCGAGCGTGA
- a CDS encoding TetR/AcrR family transcriptional regulator, with protein sequence MSPRAGLSRDRIARAAAELADEVGFDRVTLSAVARRFGVKDPSLYTHVRNLRDLQVRVGLLAGAEMNDRIGPAVAGRSGRDALIAFADAYRSYAVEHPGRYAATQIRMDPAEVAGEPALLRGIELTAALLRGYGLREPELTDAGRLLRSTFHGFATLEAAGGFAHSRPAATSWHHILDALHRTLEQWPTATEEEVPQ encoded by the coding sequence ATGTCGCCTCGTGCCGGGCTTTCCCGGGACCGAATCGCCCGTGCCGCGGCCGAACTCGCCGACGAGGTCGGATTCGACCGGGTCACCCTGTCGGCCGTGGCTCGCCGGTTCGGCGTGAAAGATCCCAGTCTGTACACCCACGTCCGCAATCTGCGGGATCTGCAGGTGCGGGTGGGGTTGCTGGCGGGTGCGGAGATGAACGACCGGATCGGTCCGGCGGTGGCCGGGCGGTCCGGCCGGGACGCGCTGATCGCCTTCGCCGATGCCTACCGCTCCTACGCGGTCGAGCATCCGGGCCGGTACGCGGCCACGCAGATCCGGATGGACCCCGCCGAGGTCGCCGGTGAGCCCGCTCTGCTGCGCGGCATCGAACTCACCGCGGCGCTGCTGCGCGGTTACGGGCTGCGTGAACCGGAGCTGACCGATGCGGGTCGCCTGCTGCGCAGCACATTTCACGGTTTCGCCACTCTGGAGGCGGCGGGCGGTTTCGCGCATTCCCGCCCCGCCGCCACGAGCTGGCACCACATTCTCGACGCCCTGCACCGGACCCTGGAGCAGTGGCCGACCGCAACCGAAGAGGAAGTCCCGCAATGA
- a CDS encoding SAM-dependent methyltransferase, translating to MRTDEDSWDIKTGVGSTALFVAAARALGGRADDAPAHDPLAELFVTAAGGEWADLLAGRLDEHPLLTAEFGIPFQQHQLFRTRYFDDYLHAAVTAGIRQVVVLAAGLDSRAYRLPWLADCTVYELDRPQVLDYKRETLAGRAPIADRREVAVDLRADWPKSLRDSGFDADRPTAWLIEGLLIYLTPAAQDQLFDTVRTLSAPGSRVAVEQMDPLPAEAADALVADGNAGSEWVQLIYNEPHSDATAWFGEHGWTGERIDLPDYIRSLGQNPAGPDGRQQSLINLATVIRP from the coding sequence ATGCGTACCGACGAGGATTCCTGGGATATCAAGACCGGTGTCGGGTCCACGGCTCTGTTCGTCGCGGCCGCGCGCGCACTGGGCGGGCGCGCGGACGACGCCCCGGCACACGACCCGCTCGCCGAGTTGTTCGTCACCGCCGCGGGTGGCGAGTGGGCGGATCTACTGGCCGGGCGGCTGGACGAACATCCTTTGCTCACAGCCGAATTCGGCATTCCCTTCCAGCAGCATCAGCTCTTTCGCACCCGATATTTCGACGATTACCTGCATGCCGCCGTCACCGCCGGAATCCGGCAGGTGGTCGTGCTCGCGGCGGGTCTGGATTCCCGCGCCTACCGGCTGCCGTGGCTGGCGGACTGCACGGTCTACGAACTCGACCGGCCGCAGGTGCTCGACTACAAACGCGAGACCCTGGCCGGGCGCGCGCCGATCGCCGATCGCCGCGAGGTGGCCGTAGACCTGCGCGCCGATTGGCCGAAATCCTTGCGCGACAGCGGTTTCGACGCCGACCGGCCCACCGCGTGGCTGATCGAGGGCCTGCTGATCTACCTGACGCCCGCCGCCCAGGATCAGCTGTTCGACACCGTCCGCACCCTCAGCGCGCCCGGCAGCCGGGTCGCTGTCGAACAGATGGATCCGCTGCCCGCCGAGGCCGCCGACGCCCTGGTCGCCGACGGGAACGCCGGCTCGGAGTGGGTCCAGTTGATCTACAACGAGCCGCACAGCGACGCCACCGCCTGGTTCGGCGAGCACGGCTGGACCGGCGAACGCATCGACCTGCCCGACTACATCCGCAGCCTCGGCCAGAACCCGGCGGGCCCGGACGGACGCCAGCAGTCACTGATCAACCTGGCGACAGTGATCCGGCCGTGA
- a CDS encoding ArnT family glycosyltransferase, translating to MGTVTTLVDHASVVPPEPARPATATMPGRRTAERAGLAALLIATTVLYLWHITIDGMGNQFYAGAAWAGSKSWEALLFGSLDPADFITVDKPPVSQWVMGLSGRIFGFSSASMLIPQALMAVAAVALLYGAVRRITNNPAVALLAGAALALTPVAALMFRFNNPDAVMVLLMTAAAYATVRALDRASTTWLMLAGAALGFAFLAKMLEGLMVLPALGLAYLVAAPNPLRTRLLQLLAALAALVVSSGWYVVLTLLWPASSRPYLAGSTDNNFMNLVLGYNGFARILGRNHGGGGGHPAAAHAAPAHAAAGDHPGFGGFGGQVHGVQRLFTGEFGFEIGWLLPAALLAFVLVLVSRGRAPRTDRMRAAALIFGGWIIIDGGVLSYMNGMVHPYYCLSIAPAVAGMFAIGVAEMWHRRTTAFGRFGTAALLLVTGMWSFVLLHRNSAWHPELRWSILVVTIVAAVALAVPRTHLAPRRLASVVLTIGLLGSLAGSAAYSFATVATAHSGGGPTVGPAQAGGRGGFGQSRPNPQLAALLKATNTTWAAATNGSSAAAGLELDSDKAVMAIGGFSGSDPVPTLAQFQADVRDGKVAYYVVQADGRNQGAAGRDQDAPGTPGQAGAVYPGGRGTADGRVQDAPGIRNQTGAVHPGTSAQSRGVVDGRSSAHGSRTTDGAPQSSSAENPGGSGGFGRNQHTDITDWVTATFPAQHIGTATVYQLTGYHG from the coding sequence ATGGGCACCGTGACCACACTCGTCGACCACGCCTCCGTGGTCCCACCAGAGCCCGCGCGCCCGGCCACCGCCACGATGCCCGGCCGCAGGACCGCCGAACGGGCCGGACTCGCCGCACTCCTGATCGCCACGACGGTGCTGTACCTGTGGCACATCACCATCGACGGGATGGGCAACCAGTTCTATGCCGGCGCCGCCTGGGCCGGTTCGAAGAGCTGGGAAGCGCTGCTGTTCGGATCGCTGGATCCGGCCGATTTCATCACCGTCGACAAACCACCGGTCTCCCAGTGGGTGATGGGCCTGTCCGGGCGGATCTTCGGCTTCTCGAGTGCCAGCATGCTGATCCCGCAGGCATTGATGGCGGTGGCCGCGGTCGCGCTGCTGTACGGGGCGGTCCGCCGGATCACGAACAATCCGGCCGTCGCCCTGCTCGCCGGTGCCGCCCTGGCCCTGACACCGGTGGCGGCTTTGATGTTCCGGTTCAACAACCCGGACGCGGTCATGGTGCTGCTCATGACGGCCGCCGCCTACGCCACCGTCCGCGCACTCGATCGCGCCTCCACGACATGGCTGATGCTGGCGGGCGCCGCCCTGGGCTTCGCCTTCCTGGCCAAGATGCTCGAGGGCCTGATGGTGCTGCCCGCTTTGGGACTGGCCTATCTGGTGGCGGCGCCGAATCCGCTGCGCACCCGGCTGCTGCAACTGCTCGCGGCACTGGCGGCGCTGGTGGTGTCCAGCGGCTGGTATGTGGTGCTGACACTGTTGTGGCCCGCGTCGTCCCGGCCGTATCTGGCCGGGTCGACCGACAACAACTTCATGAACCTGGTGCTCGGATACAACGGCTTCGCACGGATCCTGGGACGTAACCACGGCGGCGGAGGCGGCCACCCGGCCGCGGCCCATGCGGCGCCCGCGCACGCGGCGGCCGGTGATCATCCCGGATTCGGGGGTTTCGGCGGGCAGGTGCACGGTGTGCAGCGGTTGTTCACCGGCGAGTTCGGGTTCGAGATCGGCTGGCTGCTGCCCGCCGCACTGCTGGCCTTCGTCCTGGTCCTCGTCTCGCGCGGCCGGGCGCCGCGGACCGACCGGATGCGCGCGGCGGCACTGATATTCGGTGGCTGGATCATCATCGACGGCGGTGTGCTGAGCTACATGAACGGCATGGTGCACCCGTACTACTGCCTGTCGATCGCTCCCGCCGTCGCCGGGATGTTCGCGATCGGCGTGGCCGAGATGTGGCACCGGCGCACCACCGCCTTCGGCCGGTTCGGTACGGCCGCACTGCTGCTGGTCACCGGGATGTGGAGTTTCGTTCTGCTGCACCGCAACAGCGCGTGGCATCCGGAACTGCGGTGGTCGATCCTGGTGGTGACGATCGTCGCTGCGGTCGCGCTCGCGGTGCCTCGAACCCACCTCGCGCCTCGTCGTCTCGCGTCGGTCGTGCTGACGATCGGCCTGCTCGGGAGTCTCGCGGGCTCGGCGGCCTATTCGTTCGCCACCGTCGCCACCGCACACTCCGGCGGCGGACCGACCGTCGGCCCCGCCCAAGCGGGCGGCCGCGGCGGTTTCGGCCAGAGCCGCCCGAACCCGCAGCTCGCGGCGCTGCTGAAGGCGACGAACACGACCTGGGCGGCGGCGACGAACGGTTCGTCCGCGGCGGCCGGACTCGAATTGGACAGCGATAAGGCGGTGATGGCGATCGGCGGATTCTCCGGCAGCGATCCGGTGCCGACGCTGGCCCAGTTCCAGGCCGACGTGCGCGACGGAAAGGTCGCCTACTACGTCGTACAGGCCGACGGCCGGAACCAGGGCGCGGCCGGGCGTGATCAGGACGCGCCCGGTACCCCAGGCCAGGCCGGTGCCGTGTACCCGGGCGGGCGGGGCACGGCTGACGGGCGCGTTCAGGACGCGCCTGGTATTCGCAATCAGACCGGCGCCGTGCACCCCGGGACGAGCGCGCAGAGTCGAGGTGTGGTCGATGGGCGCTCTTCAGCGCATGGATCGCGGACGACCGATGGTGCACCGCAATCGAGCAGCGCCGAAAATCCCGGCGGTTCAGGTGGATTCGGCCGAAATCAGCACACCGACATCACCGACTGGGTCACCGCGACCTTCCCCGCACAGCACATCGGCACCGCGACGGTCTATCAGCTGACCGGATATCACGGGTAG
- a CDS encoding AMP-binding protein encodes MTELPQHAILGVWRSDIATMLLDRLGDQRLGLRTRDTDWTWDEVVRESAARAELARSLRREGPFHIGVLLDNVPDFVFWLGAAALSGATLAGLNPTRGNPQLAADIRYVDCQLIVTDAAGMARLRQLDTGLSEDRFLLVDDPGYRARVEAHRGEPAATAGPDALMLLLFTSGTTGTSKAVRCTQRRLAVVAYAATEKFGHVREDVDYCCMPLFHGNAIMALWAPALSVGATVCLTPKFSASGFLSDVRYFGATFFTHVGKALGYLLATPEAPDDADNTLVRAFGTEASVADQDEFRRRFGAEIYEGYGSSEGAHLAALDPEAPPAALGRPAHAGVAVVNPDTLRECVPAELDEYGRVRNPDEAIGEMVDKAGALTFEGYYKNEDADADRIRNGWFWTGDLGYLDTAGFLYFAGRKGDWLRVDGENISTLMIEQVLRRHPRVVAAAVFGVPDPRSGDQVMAAVEVTDPGSFDLREFAEFLSAQDDLGSKGAPRLLRVSANLPVTGSNKVLKRALQEQRWRTDEPVHRWIGRGAPEYRLMSASDKQALESEFADHGRQRML; translated from the coding sequence ATGACGGAACTCCCACAGCACGCGATCCTGGGCGTGTGGCGGTCGGATATCGCGACCATGCTGCTCGATCGGCTCGGTGATCAGCGCCTCGGCCTGCGCACCCGCGACACCGACTGGACCTGGGACGAGGTGGTCCGGGAATCGGCCGCCCGCGCGGAACTGGCGCGGTCGCTGCGGCGCGAGGGCCCGTTCCACATCGGTGTGCTGCTGGACAATGTGCCCGATTTCGTCTTCTGGCTCGGTGCGGCCGCGTTGTCGGGTGCGACGCTGGCCGGACTGAATCCGACCCGGGGCAATCCCCAGCTCGCCGCCGACATCCGATACGTCGACTGTCAGCTGATCGTCACCGACGCCGCGGGCATGGCCCGGTTGCGGCAACTCGACACCGGGCTGTCCGAGGATCGGTTCCTGCTCGTCGACGATCCCGGCTACCGGGCACGGGTCGAGGCCCACCGCGGCGAACCCGCGGCCACGGCCGGACCGGACGCGCTGATGCTGCTGCTGTTCACCTCCGGCACCACCGGCACCTCCAAGGCGGTGCGCTGCACCCAGCGCCGATTGGCCGTGGTGGCCTACGCGGCGACCGAGAAATTCGGGCACGTGCGCGAGGACGTCGACTACTGCTGCATGCCGCTGTTCCACGGCAACGCCATCATGGCGCTGTGGGCGCCCGCGCTGTCGGTGGGCGCGACGGTCTGCCTGACCCCGAAGTTCTCCGCGTCCGGATTCCTGTCCGATGTCCGGTATTTCGGCGCGACCTTCTTCACCCATGTCGGCAAGGCGCTGGGCTATCTGCTCGCCACCCCGGAGGCCCCGGACGACGCCGACAACACACTGGTGCGCGCCTTCGGAACCGAGGCGTCGGTGGCCGACCAGGACGAGTTCCGCCGCCGGTTCGGCGCCGAGATCTACGAGGGCTACGGATCCAGCGAGGGCGCGCATCTGGCCGCGCTCGATCCGGAGGCGCCACCGGCCGCACTCGGGCGGCCCGCCCACGCGGGGGTGGCGGTGGTGAATCCGGATACTCTGCGCGAGTGCGTGCCCGCCGAACTCGACGAGTACGGCCGGGTCCGCAATCCCGACGAGGCCATCGGTGAAATGGTCGACAAGGCCGGTGCGCTCACCTTCGAGGGCTACTACAAGAACGAGGACGCCGACGCCGACCGCATCCGCAACGGCTGGTTCTGGACCGGCGATCTCGGCTACCTCGATACCGCCGGATTCCTGTATTTCGCGGGCCGCAAAGGCGATTGGCTGCGAGTCGACGGGGAGAACATCTCCACGCTCATGATCGAGCAGGTCCTGCGCCGCCATCCCCGCGTCGTCGCCGCGGCCGTGTTCGGGGTGCCCGATCCGCGGTCGGGCGATCAGGTCATGGCCGCCGTCGAAGTCACCGATCCCGGCTCCTTCGATCTGCGCGAATTCGCCGAATTCCTGTCCGCCCAGGACGATCTCGGCAGCAAGGGCGCCCCGCGGCTGCTGCGGGTGTCGGCGAATCTGCCGGTGACCGGATCCAACAAGGTGCTCAAACGCGCACTGCAGGAACAACGCTGGCGCACCGATGAACCGGTCCATCGCTGGATCGGCCGCGGGGCACCGGAGTACCGGCTCATGTCCGCCTCGGACAAGCAGGCGCTGGAATCGGAGTTCGCCGACCACGGCAGGCAGCGCATGCTCTGA
- a CDS encoding PucR family transcriptional regulator, with protein sequence MLRLIDYFDGLAESGANADTVIRAAAVLTECPAGARWSSGTVIRYDAAGRLLAAATPPGVPGGDPAVWLERAGPAHPLDDLVVTRVRHCLRVAATRTPVTAPTGLDDPALLEVVLSEKQRREERVRAMRLLGVDPGRPVRVLAVAGPGAVAAVRIVTGAVPVVRSAGIGAITAVLIQDHADCRELSDVLNTAVVQEFPACRQGATGPWMGMGERLPAAAAATSWEQARRALHFASSTWHGRRVIAYERLGSLALLGELPVGRLLGASDVVRINEFAATPAGALAVDTLEAFCVFGSLRRTAAELHLHHSTVAARIGQVEAAMEWDVDRALDRFTATLVLMARRVALSSTALAAAPAGAG encoded by the coding sequence ATGCTGCGGCTGATCGACTACTTCGACGGCCTGGCCGAATCCGGGGCCAACGCCGACACCGTGATTCGCGCCGCCGCGGTCCTGACCGAATGTCCGGCGGGTGCCCGCTGGTCCTCGGGCACCGTGATCCGCTACGACGCCGCGGGCCGGTTGCTCGCGGCAGCGACCCCGCCGGGCGTCCCCGGCGGCGATCCCGCGGTGTGGCTGGAGCGGGCCGGGCCCGCCCATCCGCTCGACGACCTGGTGGTGACCCGGGTGCGGCACTGCCTGCGGGTGGCGGCGACGCGCACGCCGGTCACCGCGCCCACCGGCCTGGACGATCCGGCCCTGCTCGAGGTGGTGCTGTCGGAGAAGCAGCGGCGCGAGGAACGGGTGCGCGCGATGCGCCTGCTGGGTGTGGATCCCGGGCGGCCGGTCCGCGTCCTGGCAGTGGCCGGGCCCGGGGCGGTGGCCGCGGTGCGCATCGTCACCGGTGCGGTGCCGGTGGTCCGCTCGGCGGGCATCGGCGCGATCACCGCCGTGCTGATCCAGGACCACGCCGATTGCCGCGAACTGTCGGATGTGCTGAATACTGCTGTAGTACAGGAGTTTCCGGCTTGTCGCCAGGGCGCCACGGGGCCGTGGATGGGTATGGGGGAGCGGCTGCCCGCGGCCGCGGCGGCCACGTCGTGGGAGCAGGCCCGGCGGGCGCTGCACTTCGCGTCGTCGACGTGGCACGGGCGGCGGGTGATCGCCTACGAACGCCTCGGATCGCTGGCCCTGCTCGGCGAACTGCCGGTCGGCAGGCTGCTGGGCGCCTCGGATGTGGTGCGGATCAACGAATTCGCCGCGACCCCGGCCGGCGCCCTGGCCGTCGACACCCTGGAGGCGTTCTGCGTCTTCGGATCGCTGCGGCGCACCGCCGCCGAACTGCATCTGCACCACAGCACCGTCGCCGCGCGCATCGGACAGGTCGAAGCCGCCATGGAGTGGGATGTCGACCGGGCGCTGGACCGGTTCACGGCCACCCTGGTGCTCATGGCGCGCCGGGTCGCGCTGTCCTCGACGGCACTCGCCGCGGCACCGGCGGGTGCTGGATGA
- a CDS encoding SDR family oxidoreductase, with the protein MTEYSRVALVTGASGGIGRAVARRLAADGMAVGVHYAGNEAAARDIVAELEAAGGHAIAVGADVADEQEMAAAFDAVEAAFGGIDVVVNTAGVMILGPVAEFDLDALDRMHRTNIRGTFVVAQQAARRLRSGGAIITFSTSVTRLATPGYAAYAAGKGAVEAMTLVLARELRGRDITVNAVAPGPTATPLFLDGKDQQTVDRLAAQSPLERLGTPDDIAETVAFLAGPGRWVDGQTLFVNGAIA; encoded by the coding sequence ATGACCGAATATTCGCGCGTCGCACTCGTCACCGGAGCCTCGGGCGGAATCGGCCGCGCGGTGGCACGGCGGCTGGCCGCGGACGGTATGGCGGTCGGAGTCCACTACGCGGGGAACGAGGCGGCGGCCCGGGACATCGTGGCCGAACTCGAGGCCGCGGGCGGGCACGCGATCGCGGTCGGCGCGGACGTGGCCGACGAGCAAGAGATGGCGGCCGCGTTCGACGCGGTCGAGGCCGCGTTCGGCGGTATCGACGTGGTCGTCAACACCGCGGGCGTGATGATCCTCGGCCCGGTCGCCGAATTCGACCTCGACGCCCTGGATCGTATGCACCGCACCAATATTCGCGGCACCTTCGTCGTCGCCCAGCAGGCCGCGCGCCGTCTGCGCTCCGGCGGCGCGATCATCACCTTCTCCACCTCGGTGACCCGGCTCGCCACTCCCGGATACGCCGCCTATGCCGCCGGCAAGGGCGCCGTCGAGGCCATGACCCTGGTCCTGGCTCGCGAACTGCGAGGCCGCGACATCACGGTGAACGCGGTCGCGCCGGGCCCCACCGCCACCCCGCTGTTCCTCGACGGCAAGGACCAGCAGACCGTGGACCGGCTGGCCGCGCAATCCCCGCTGGAACGCCTCGGCACTCCCGACGACATCGCCGAGACCGTCGCCTTCCTTGCCGGTCCGGGCCGGTGGGTCGACGGCCAGACCCTGTTCGTCAACGGCGCCATCGCCTGA
- a CDS encoding TetR/AcrR family transcriptional regulator produces MTEQDSTRARRGRGRRPAAQVRADAVAAAGALLLESGMGAFTIEAVAEKAGVSKTTLYKWWPSKGALALDGYFHAVESTLAFPDSGDIEADLITQLHAFVHLLTRTRAGRVMAELIGRAQTDPDLSAALLQHYSDPRRKLGADAVRRAQERGQIRPEVDPEVLVDQLWGACYHRLLLPSLPLTEEFATALVANLMRGIAVRSGHR; encoded by the coding sequence ATGACGGAACAGGACTCCACCCGGGCGCGGCGCGGGCGGGGACGCCGCCCCGCCGCGCAAGTGCGGGCCGATGCGGTGGCGGCCGCGGGGGCGCTGCTGCTCGAGTCGGGGATGGGCGCGTTCACCATCGAGGCGGTCGCCGAGAAGGCCGGGGTCAGCAAGACGACGCTCTACAAGTGGTGGCCGTCCAAGGGCGCACTGGCACTCGACGGCTACTTCCACGCCGTGGAATCGACCCTGGCCTTCCCCGATTCCGGCGATATCGAGGCGGATCTGATCACCCAACTGCACGCCTTCGTGCACCTGCTCACCCGGACCCGGGCCGGGCGCGTGATGGCCGAGCTGATCGGCCGCGCCCAGACCGATCCGGATCTGTCCGCCGCTCTGCTGCAACACTATTCGGACCCGCGCCGGAAGCTGGGCGCGGATGCGGTGCGGCGGGCGCAGGAGCGAGGTCAGATCCGGCCGGAGGTCGATCCGGAAGTACTCGTCGACCAGCTCTGGGGCGCCTGCTACCACCGCCTGCTGCTGCCGAGCCTGCCGCTGACCGAGGAGTTCGCCACGGCACTGGTGGCGAATCTGATGCGCGGAATCGCCGTCCGGTCCGGCCATCGCTGA
- the pip gene encoding prolyl aminopeptidase, which translates to MRFPPIDPYAHGMLAVGEGNEIHWETSGNPAGKPALYLHGGPGGGLSGGYRRAFDPGKYLIVGLDQRGCGRSRPLVTADPNTLAHNTTHHLIADIEALRAHLGIDRWLVYGGSWGTTLALAYAQAHPERVTEIVLTATTLTNPEAVEWITETVGRLFPVEWDAFRAGAAAPPGRRLVDAYHDRLTDPDEQVRTRAIEDWMAWEEAHISLGTKYPPRERDPRECEIFVRLVVHYWRHGAFLSPTALRDAIPALHGIPAVLVQGKLDVSGPAAVAWDLHKSWPGSRFVLVEDEGHGGPKMTEAVCAALAEFAAEDDRATDSRRGATA; encoded by the coding sequence ATGCGATTTCCTCCGATCGATCCCTATGCCCACGGAATGCTCGCGGTCGGCGAGGGGAATGAAATCCATTGGGAGACATCCGGAAATCCGGCGGGCAAGCCCGCGCTGTATCTGCACGGCGGGCCCGGCGGCGGACTGTCGGGTGGTTACCGCCGCGCTTTCGATCCCGGGAAGTACCTGATCGTCGGATTGGATCAGCGCGGCTGCGGCCGCAGCAGGCCACTGGTCACCGCGGACCCGAACACCCTCGCACACAACACGACTCACCATCTGATCGCCGATATCGAGGCGCTGCGCGCACATCTGGGCATCGACCGCTGGCTGGTCTACGGCGGCTCCTGGGGCACGACTCTGGCGCTGGCCTACGCGCAGGCCCATCCCGAGCGGGTCACCGAGATCGTATTGACGGCCACCACGCTGACGAATCCCGAAGCCGTGGAATGGATCACCGAAACGGTGGGCCGCCTGTTCCCCGTCGAATGGGACGCCTTCCGCGCGGGCGCCGCCGCCCCGCCCGGTCGCCGTCTCGTCGACGCCTACCATGATCGGCTCACCGATCCGGACGAGCAGGTGCGCACTCGCGCGATCGAGGACTGGATGGCGTGGGAGGAGGCGCACATCTCGCTGGGCACGAAATACCCTCCGCGCGAACGCGATCCGCGCGAGTGCGAGATCTTCGTCCGCCTGGTGGTGCACTACTGGCGCCACGGCGCATTCCTGTCACCGACGGCGCTGCGCGACGCGATCCCGGCCCTGCACGGAATTCCCGCCGTCCTGGTCCAGGGAAAGCTGGATGTCAGCGGCCCGGCCGCGGTCGCCTGGGACCTGCACAAGTCCTGGCCCGGAAGCCGATTCGTGCTGGTCGAGGACGAGGGGCACGGCGGCCCGAAGATGACCGAGGCGGTGTGCGCCGCGCTCGCCGAATTCGCCGCCGAGGACGATCGCGCCACCGATTCGAGGCGCGGCGCGACCGCATGA
- a CDS encoding 3-hydroxybutyryl-CoA dehydrogenase → MKLIGVIGGGTMGAGIAEVCAKAGSEVLVLETTPEFAEAAQQRVAGSISRGVSKGKISQADADAAIARVRVTLDIEEFADRDLVIEAAPEIESLKYEIFGKLDKIVKPEGILATNTSSIPVIKVAGATQRPERVVGVHFFNPVPVMPLVEIISTLVTAPATAAAVTDYARDTLHKTTVQAGDRSGFIVNALLIPYLCQAVRMLDSGYATAEDIDAAMKGGCGYPMGPLTLLDTVGLDIALAAAESLYAEFAEPHFAPPALLRRMVDAGRLGRKTGRGFYEYSR, encoded by the coding sequence GTGAAGCTGATCGGTGTGATCGGTGGCGGAACCATGGGTGCGGGCATCGCCGAGGTGTGCGCGAAGGCCGGGAGTGAGGTGCTGGTCCTGGAGACGACTCCGGAGTTCGCCGAGGCCGCGCAGCAGCGCGTCGCCGGGTCGATCTCGCGCGGGGTGAGCAAGGGCAAGATCAGCCAGGCCGACGCCGACGCCGCGATCGCGCGGGTGCGGGTGACCCTCGATATCGAGGAGTTCGCCGACCGCGATCTCGTCATCGAGGCCGCCCCCGAGATCGAGTCGCTGAAGTACGAGATCTTCGGCAAGCTGGACAAGATCGTCAAGCCGGAAGGCATCCTCGCCACCAACACCTCCTCGATCCCGGTGATCAAGGTGGCCGGCGCCACGCAGCGGCCCGAACGGGTCGTCGGCGTGCACTTCTTCAATCCGGTGCCGGTGATGCCGCTGGTGGAGATCATCTCGACCCTGGTCACCGCCCCCGCGACGGCGGCCGCGGTCACCGATTACGCCCGCGACACCCTGCACAAGACCACCGTGCAGGCCGGTGACCGGTCCGGATTCATCGTCAACGCGCTGCTGATCCCGTACCTGTGCCAGGCGGTGCGGATGCTCGATTCCGGCTACGCGACCGCCGAGGACATCGACGCCGCGATGAAGGGCGGCTGCGGTTACCCGATGGGCCCGCTGACCCTGCTCGACACGGTGGGCCTCGATATCGCGCTGGCCGCCGCGGAGTCGCTGTACGCGGAATTCGCCGAACCGCACTTCGCGCCCCCCGCCCTGCTGCGCCGCATGGTCGACGCGGGCCGCCTCGGCCGCAAGACCGGCCGCGGGTTCTACGAGTACAGCCGCTGA